The Verrucomicrobiota bacterium genome includes the window CTTCCTCTACGATCCCCACGTTTCCATCGACCTCAGCGACGACGGAATCAAACGATTGGCCGACAAAATCCAGGCCAAGGGGTTTGTCGTCGGATCCGTGGTCGCTCCGGTCTGGTTCGACGCCTCGGCCATGGGCGACGAAACGAAACGAAAGAACTGGGTCGAACACGTGCGCAAAGCCTGCCGCATCGCTCGCAAACTGAGAGAACTGGGCGCCCGCCCCCACGGCATCGTGCGCATCGACTCCGCCGCCTCGGTCCACGACTGGTCCAATGACCCTGTCGGCAACACCAAACTCATCGCCCGAACCTTCCGCGAGGGCGGCAAAGTGGCCAAAGACCACGGCGAACGACTCGCCGCCGAAGGGGAAATCTGCTGGGGCGCCATGCACAGCTGGCGAAATATCGTCCGCCTGCTGGAAATGGTCGACATGCCGAAGGTCGTCGGGTTTCAGGCGGACATGGCCCATACGCTGTTGTACACCCTGGGCTACAACGCACCGGAACACCGACTGGTGCCCGAAAAGTTCGCCTGGGAACCGGGCCAGTTCCACGGCGCGATGAAGAAACTCACCAAGGCGCTGCGTCCCTGGACCTTCGATTTCCACGTCGCGCAAAACGACGCCACCGTCAAAGGCTCGGGCACCCATGACAAGACCGGCCGCCACTGTCTCGCCACCGATCCGAACGGCAAACTCAACATCCCCCGCGACGCGGGCTACTGGATGCGGGACGACGCCGGCAAGGTCACCAAGAAATTCAAACACATCTGCTGGGACGGCTGCATGTTCCCCAACGATGTCATGACCCGCCAGCAGACTTGGAACGATATTCTGGCCTCCATGATTCAGGTGCGGGAAAACCACGGATGGGCCGCTTAAATTCACCAACCTCCGCAACGAGCAAACGCTGAAACCTGTTCTTGTTATGGCAAAGAAACCGCTTCGCATCGGACTCATCGGATACGGCTTCATGGGGCGCGCCCATTCGAACGCCTTCGCCAAGGTCAATCACTTCTTCGAACTCGGACATCAAGTCGTCCTGCAGGCCCTCTGTGCCCGCAACGCCGAAGCCGCCCGGAGCTTCGCGGATCGCTGGGGCTACGGCTCGGTGGAAACGGACTGGCGCAAGCTGATCGAACGCGACGATATCGACGTCATCGACATCGCCACGCCGAACAACACCCACGCTGAAATCGCCATCGCCGCGGCCAAGGCCGGCAAAATGATCCTGTGCGAAAAGCCGCTGGCGTTGAACGCTCCGGAAGCGGAAAAAATGACCAAGGCCGTTCAGAAAGCCGGCGTCGCCAACATGGTGTGGTACAACTACCGCCGCTGCCCCGCCGTCACGCTGGCCAAGCAATTGATCGACGAGGGCAAACTTGGAAAAATTTTCCATTATCGCGCCAAATTCCTCCAGGATTGGACGATCAGTCCTGATTTGCCGCAGGGAGGCGCCGCCTTGTGGCGGCTCGACGTCAAAGCCGCGGGCTCGGGCGTGACCGGCGATTTGCTCGCTCACTGCATCGATACCGCCATGTGGCTCAATGGCTCCATCGACAAAGTCAGCGCCATGACCGAAACGTTCATCAAGGA containing:
- a CDS encoding TIM barrel protein, which gives rise to MSNSKPRPNNFPKLHNAMWPGLVGKGSPGAEPCIDLDTMLDLTAKAEVNGVRFDGVDLFLYDPHVSIDLSDDGIKRLADKIQAKGFVVGSVVAPVWFDASAMGDETKRKNWVEHVRKACRIARKLRELGARPHGIVRIDSAASVHDWSNDPVGNTKLIARTFREGGKVAKDHGERLAAEGEICWGAMHSWRNIVRLLEMVDMPKVVGFQADMAHTLLYTLGYNAPEHRLVPEKFAWEPGQFHGAMKKLTKALRPWTFDFHVAQNDATVKGSGTHDKTGRHCLATDPNGKLNIPRDAGYWMRDDAGKVTKKFKHICWDGCMFPNDVMTRQQTWNDILASMIQVRENHGWAA
- a CDS encoding Gfo/Idh/MocA family oxidoreductase, with the translated sequence MAKKPLRIGLIGYGFMGRAHSNAFAKVNHFFELGHQVVLQALCARNAEAARSFADRWGYGSVETDWRKLIERDDIDVIDIATPNNTHAEIAIAAAKAGKMILCEKPLALNAPEAEKMTKAVQKAGVANMVWYNYRRCPAVTLAKQLIDEGKLGKIFHYRAKFLQDWTISPDLPQGGAALWRLDVKAAGSGVTGDLLAHCIDTAMWLNGSIDKVSAMTETFIKERKHNLTGKVEKVGIDDACAFLARFSNGSLATFESTRYARGHKALYTFEINGEHASIFWDLHDLHRLQYFDHRDQGQTRGWRSIHVSDGDHPYCKNWWVPGLQLGYEHSFVHQVADFIQGIESGNLAEPTFKAGLATDYVTDAVLKSGKTGRWEKVKKVK